From Streptomyces sp. NBC_00690, a single genomic window includes:
- a CDS encoding GNAT family N-acetyltransferase has protein sequence MGMSVTISAARAQDAEHILKLQYLCYQSEAELYGDYAIEPLTQSLDGLRAELAEGHALVARLGDEVVASVRGRVDDDGTARIAKLIVHPRMQRHGLGGRLLDAIEDHFATEPAAQRFQLFTGHRSEGNLRLYRSRGYVPVAREQVGPSLTLVTLEKGASALGYVTSA, from the coding sequence ATGGGCATGAGCGTGACGATCTCAGCGGCGAGAGCCCAGGACGCGGAGCACATCCTCAAGCTCCAGTACCTCTGCTACCAAAGCGAGGCAGAGCTGTACGGCGACTACGCGATCGAGCCCCTCACCCAGTCCCTGGACGGTCTGCGGGCCGAGTTGGCCGAGGGACACGCTCTCGTGGCACGCCTCGGGGACGAGGTCGTCGCATCCGTACGAGGCCGAGTCGACGACGACGGCACCGCCAGGATCGCCAAGCTGATCGTCCACCCCCGGATGCAGCGCCACGGTCTGGGCGGACGACTCCTGGACGCCATCGAGGACCACTTCGCCACCGAACCCGCCGCCCAACGCTTCCAGCTATTCACCGGGCATCGCAGTGAGGGCAACCTCCGGCTGTATCGCAGCCGCGGCTATGTCCCGGTCGCCCGGGAGCAGGTGGGCCCCAGTCTGACCCTGGTCACCCTGGAGAAGGGCGCGTCCGCGCTGGGCTATGTGACCAGCGCCTGA
- a CDS encoding RNA polymerase sigma factor, which translates to MTPPKELASAVAALRPLVHAEATAEAPAAGMDAADLEQAVWLRLFETLGESGPPAEPARWVRKVVRAQARRSRRTARRERPIGGRVPEPAGDLGHEPEGALLSAERRRAVWAALARTPGDCPRLLAAMLSANDPTYREIAGELGISQGSLGPMRSRCLGCLRRMLAVEVGAPARGGKER; encoded by the coding sequence ATGACGCCCCCTAAGGAACTCGCCTCCGCCGTGGCCGCCTTGCGCCCCCTGGTGCACGCCGAGGCCACGGCGGAGGCACCCGCAGCGGGCATGGACGCGGCCGACCTCGAACAGGCGGTGTGGCTCAGGCTGTTCGAGACTCTGGGGGAGAGCGGGCCACCGGCGGAACCGGCCCGCTGGGTGAGGAAGGTGGTGCGTGCCCAGGCGCGCCGGTCCCGTCGTACCGCACGGAGGGAGCGCCCCATCGGCGGGCGGGTCCCGGAACCGGCGGGCGACCTCGGACACGAGCCCGAAGGTGCCCTGCTCAGCGCCGAACGGCGCCGGGCCGTCTGGGCAGCGCTGGCACGGACCCCGGGGGACTGCCCCCGGCTATTGGCTGCGATGTTGTCGGCGAATGACCCTACTTACCGCGAAATCGCAGGAGAGTTGGGTATCTCACAGGGAAGTCTAGGACCGATGCGTTCCCGTTGCCTGGGATGTCTGCGCAGAATGCTCGCTGTCGAGGTTGGAGCTCCTGCCCGTGGGGGAAAGGAGCGGTAG
- a CDS encoding glycerophosphodiester phosphodiesterase translates to MTKPVEGPDSKPGRRTVLGAAVLSTAALGTATVAAVPSAAATPAAAAARDGRQYHGGGSYRALPHPTVIAHRGASGYRPEHTIGAYRLALDMGAHIIEQDVVPTRDGHLVCRHENDIIGTTDVAEHAEFADRRTTKSIDGTRLTGWFTEDFTLAELKTLRAKERIPRNRPDNTLYDGRWPIPTLDEVLRWANDEGRRRGGPVWLHIETKHPTYFRQLGLGLEERLARLLRRHGRDGRNAPVFLQSFEPDSMRRMARLVSAPRVVLLSGPTSRPWDFVVGGDPRTVADLVKPEGLAWLASFAQGIGPTLDLVIPKGANGELGEPTVLVRDAHRRGLVVHPYTLRNENVFLPADFQRDDAGAPGGAADGYGDVFGAYRRYFATGIDGIFTDHPDTGLLAADAYRDGRRPGGAR, encoded by the coding sequence ATGACCAAGCCAGTAGAAGGCCCGGACAGCAAGCCGGGGCGGCGCACGGTGCTGGGAGCTGCCGTGCTCTCCACGGCGGCACTCGGCACGGCAACCGTGGCTGCCGTGCCGAGTGCCGCTGCCACCCCCGCGGCGGCTGCCGCCCGCGACGGCCGGCAGTACCACGGGGGAGGCTCGTACCGCGCCCTGCCGCATCCCACCGTGATCGCCCACCGCGGTGCGAGCGGCTACCGCCCCGAACACACCATCGGCGCCTACCGACTCGCCCTGGACATGGGCGCACACATCATCGAGCAGGACGTGGTGCCCACCAGGGACGGCCATCTCGTCTGTCGGCACGAGAACGACATCATCGGCACCACGGATGTGGCGGAGCACGCCGAGTTCGCCGACCGCAGGACGACCAAGAGCATCGACGGCACCCGGCTCACCGGCTGGTTCACCGAGGACTTCACGCTCGCCGAACTCAAGACCCTGCGGGCCAAGGAGCGCATCCCCCGCAACCGCCCCGACAACACGCTCTACGACGGACGCTGGCCGATCCCCACCCTCGACGAAGTGCTGCGCTGGGCGAACGACGAGGGGCGTCGCCGAGGTGGCCCGGTGTGGCTGCACATCGAGACCAAGCACCCCACCTACTTCCGCCAACTGGGCCTCGGCCTCGAAGAGCGGCTCGCCCGGCTGCTGCGCCGCCATGGCCGCGACGGGCGCAACGCTCCCGTGTTCCTCCAGTCCTTCGAGCCCGACAGCATGCGACGGATGGCCCGGCTCGTCTCGGCGCCACGGGTGGTGCTGCTGTCCGGGCCGACCAGCAGACCCTGGGACTTCGTCGTCGGGGGCGACCCGCGCACCGTCGCCGACCTGGTCAAGCCCGAGGGGCTGGCGTGGTTGGCCTCCTTCGCCCAGGGCATCGGCCCGACGCTCGACCTGGTCATCCCCAAGGGCGCGAACGGCGAGCTGGGGGAGCCGACCGTGCTGGTGCGGGACGCGCACCGCCGGGGGCTGGTGGTCCACCCGTACACCCTGCGGAACGAGAACGTCTTCCTGCCCGCCGACTTCCAACGTGACGACGCCGGGGCGCCCGGAGGGGCGGCCGATGGATACGGCGATGTCTTCGGCGCCTATCGGCGCTACTTCGCCACCGGCATCGACGGCATCTTCACCGATCACCCGGACACGGGCCTCCTGGCCGCCGATGCTTACCGCGACGGTCGCCGACCGGGCGGGGCGCGCTGA
- a CDS encoding lysophospholipid acyltransferase family protein — translation MCDRAFAASIVLTCADHGGSGEVRQGLAQAAHRCRPFMTPEDPLSRLTLIKAVLGPILRLMFRPRVEGVESIPGSGPVILAGNHLTFIDSMILPLVCSRPVYFIGKDEYVTGKGLKGRVMAWFFIGVGMIPVDRDGANGGVAALMTGHRVLEEGRVFGIYPEGTRSPDGRLYRGRTGIARLTLMTGAPVVPFAVIGTDKLQPGGAGLPRPGRVTIRFGKAMEFSRYEGMDRDRYVLRAVTDSVMTEVMRLSGQEYVDMYATKAKAA, via the coding sequence ATGTGCGATCGGGCGTTTGCCGCGAGTATCGTCCTCACCTGCGCAGACCACGGCGGATCGGGAGAGGTCCGACAGGGTCTCGCCCAGGCCGCCCACCGCTGCCGTCCCTTCATGACACCGGAGGACCCGTTGTCCCGCTTGACCCTCATCAAGGCCGTACTAGGACCCATCCTGCGCCTGATGTTCCGTCCCCGCGTGGAGGGAGTGGAGAGCATTCCCGGGTCCGGCCCCGTCATTTTGGCGGGCAACCACCTGACGTTCATCGACTCGATGATCCTGCCTCTGGTGTGCTCCCGCCCCGTCTACTTCATCGGCAAGGACGAGTACGTCACCGGGAAGGGCCTCAAGGGCCGGGTGATGGCGTGGTTCTTCATCGGCGTCGGCATGATCCCGGTGGACCGGGACGGGGCTAACGGCGGGGTGGCCGCCCTGATGACGGGGCACAGGGTGTTGGAGGAGGGGAGGGTCTTCGGGATCTACCCCGAGGGCACGCGCTCTCCCGACGGGCGGCTGTACCGGGGGCGCACCGGAATCGCCCGGCTCACCCTGATGACCGGGGCACCCGTGGTGCCGTTCGCGGTCATCGGCACGGACAAGCTCCAGCCGGGAGGCGCGGGGCTGCCCAGGCCGGGTCGGGTGACCATCCGGTTCGGCAAGGCCATGGAGTTCTCCCGGTACGAGGGCATGGATCGCGACCGCTATGTGCTGCGGGCGGTCACGGACTCGGTGATGACCGAGGTCATGCGGCTCTCCGGCCAGGAGTACGTCGACATGTATGCGACGAAGGCGAAGGCCGCCTGA
- a CDS encoding MFS transporter, whose amino-acid sequence MNGTIQLTKETVKAPGRWLALAVLVLAVLLVAVDATVLGLATPFLSEDLKPSGTELLWIGDVYSFIIAGLLISMGSLGDRIGRKKLLLTGAVAFGAVSVLNAYATSPEMMIIARALLGVAGATLMPSTLALIRNLFHDPKERSIAVGIWGAAASAGAAVGPVVGGFLLEHFWWGSVFLINLPVMAVLVVVGIKLLPESRNPNPGPWDLLSVVLSLVGMVAIVYAIKEMAVHGIGVLSAAAAVIGIGSLYWFVRRQLTLASPLLNVRLFHNRGFSGAVLADLLTILGLSGLVFFLSQFLQLVQGRSPLEAGLIELPAAIGAVMAGLLAGYLARRASVRSAVSGGLTAVGLALASCTLLTAETGPLSMGLALFLGGLGAGLAFTVTADVILSSVPKEQAGAASAVSETAYELGAALGIALLGSIVTGVYRGFPVPEGVPSEVTAAARDSLGGAAQAVETLPEDQSAALLASAQNAFADGFHVAGAVGSVVLLLTAVAAWFLLKGQRLEDGVEHP is encoded by the coding sequence GTGAACGGCACCATCCAGTTGACGAAGGAGACCGTGAAGGCTCCGGGCCGGTGGCTCGCCCTGGCCGTACTGGTGCTGGCCGTGCTGCTGGTCGCGGTCGACGCCACGGTGCTGGGGCTCGCCACGCCGTTCCTGAGTGAGGACCTCAAGCCGTCCGGTACCGAACTGCTGTGGATCGGCGACGTCTACTCGTTCATCATCGCGGGACTGCTGATCTCGATGGGCAGCCTCGGTGACCGCATCGGTCGCAAGAAGTTGCTGCTCACGGGCGCCGTGGCGTTCGGCGCGGTCTCTGTACTCAACGCGTACGCCACCAGCCCCGAGATGATGATCATAGCGCGGGCGCTGCTCGGTGTCGCCGGTGCCACCCTGATGCCGTCCACGCTCGCGCTGATCCGCAACCTCTTCCACGACCCGAAGGAACGCAGCATCGCCGTGGGCATCTGGGGCGCCGCCGCCTCAGCGGGCGCCGCGGTGGGGCCCGTCGTTGGCGGATTCCTGCTGGAGCACTTCTGGTGGGGCTCGGTCTTCCTGATCAACCTGCCCGTCATGGCGGTCCTGGTGGTCGTCGGGATCAAGCTGCTGCCCGAATCGCGCAATCCGAACCCGGGCCCCTGGGACCTGCTGAGCGTCGTCCTCTCGCTGGTGGGCATGGTCGCGATCGTCTATGCGATCAAGGAGATGGCCGTCCACGGCATCGGTGTGCTCTCGGCCGCCGCCGCGGTCATCGGCATCGGTTCGCTGTACTGGTTCGTCCGCAGGCAGTTGACCCTGGCCTCGCCCCTGCTGAACGTACGGCTCTTCCACAATCGAGGCTTCTCCGGTGCCGTCCTCGCCGACCTGCTGACCATCCTCGGTCTGTCCGGTCTGGTCTTCTTCCTCTCCCAGTTCCTGCAACTGGTCCAGGGGCGCTCGCCGCTGGAGGCGGGGCTGATCGAACTGCCCGCGGCGATCGGTGCGGTGATGGCCGGTCTGCTCGCCGGCTACCTCGCCCGCAGGGCGTCCGTGCGCAGTGCCGTCTCGGGCGGGCTGACGGCGGTCGGTCTGGCACTCGCGTCCTGCACCCTGCTGACCGCGGAGACCGGGCCGCTCTCCATGGGTCTCGCGCTGTTCCTCGGTGGTCTCGGTGCGGGCCTCGCCTTCACCGTGACCGCCGACGTGATCCTCTCCAGCGTCCCCAAGGAACAGGCGGGTGCCGCGTCCGCGGTCTCCGAGACGGCGTACGAACTCGGCGCGGCCCTCGGCATCGCCCTGCTCGGCTCGATCGTGACCGGCGTCTACCGCGGCTTCCCGGTCCCGGAAGGGGTGCCGTCCGAGGTGACCGCCGCCGCTCGGGACTCGCTCGGCGGCGCGGCGCAGGCCGTCGAGACGCTGCCCGAGGACCAGAGCGCGGCCCTGCTCGCCTCGGCCCAGAACGCCTTCGCGGACGGCTTCCATGTCGCCGGAGCGGTCGGTTCGGTGGTCCTGTTGCTCACCGCGGTCGCGGCCTGGTTCCTGCTGAAGGGGCAGCGACTGGAGGACGGGGTGGAACACCCCTAG
- a CDS encoding TetR/AcrR family transcriptional regulator, which produces MTVDREQVLRTAAALLSRKATATMDEVAKAAGIGRATLHRHFAGRDSLVRALEDFGIREFETALDAARLDDGRACDALRRLIAETESNAALLGFLFTENQLFEESVNEGWNRLDARVSALFQRGQEEGDFRIDLTAAWLTEALYGLVGSGAWAVQSGRVAGKDYQFMIAELLLGGVTRRSVEK; this is translated from the coding sequence ATGACAGTTGACCGTGAGCAGGTCCTGCGGACCGCAGCCGCCCTCCTCTCCCGCAAGGCCACCGCGACCATGGACGAGGTCGCCAAAGCCGCCGGGATCGGTCGCGCCACCCTCCACCGGCACTTCGCCGGCCGGGATTCCCTGGTGCGCGCCCTGGAGGACTTCGGCATCCGCGAGTTCGAGACGGCTCTGGACGCCGCGCGCCTCGACGACGGAAGGGCGTGCGACGCCCTGCGCCGGCTCATCGCCGAGACGGAGTCCAACGCCGCCCTGCTCGGCTTCCTCTTCACGGAGAACCAGCTCTTCGAGGAGTCGGTCAACGAAGGCTGGAACCGGCTGGACGCCCGGGTGTCGGCCCTCTTCCAGCGCGGACAGGAAGAGGGCGACTTCCGCATCGATCTGACCGCCGCCTGGCTGACCGAGGCGCTGTACGGACTGGTCGGCTCCGGAGCCTGGGCCGTCCAGTCGGGCCGGGTCGCCGGCAAGGACTACCAATTCATGATCGCCGAGCTGCTGCTCGGTGGTGTCACCCGACGGAGCGTGGAGAAGTGA
- a CDS encoding HAD domain-containing protein, whose translation MKPLLLIDIDGPLNPYGGKPERRPHGYTTHRMHPNGWTQPRPLRVWLHPGHGQELLALTDRFDLVWATTWKDEANVWVAPVLGLPELPFIDWPVMHGAAPRGTFWKTQYVLEYAAGRPFAWFDDEITELDREYVEQTHLAAALLLHVDHRIGLTRPDFDALAQWAAAL comes from the coding sequence ATGAAGCCGCTGCTGCTGATCGACATCGACGGGCCGCTCAACCCCTACGGCGGAAAGCCGGAGCGTCGCCCCCACGGCTACACGACCCACCGCATGCATCCGAACGGCTGGACCCAGCCCCGCCCGCTGCGCGTCTGGCTCCACCCCGGCCACGGCCAGGAACTGCTGGCACTCACCGACCGCTTCGACCTGGTGTGGGCGACGACTTGGAAGGACGAGGCGAACGTCTGGGTCGCTCCCGTGCTGGGCCTGCCGGAACTGCCCTTCATCGACTGGCCGGTGATGCACGGCGCGGCACCGCGCGGCACCTTCTGGAAGACCCAGTACGTGCTTGAGTACGCGGCGGGACGCCCGTTCGCCTGGTTCGACGACGAGATAACCGAATTGGACCGGGAGTACGTGGAGCAAACGCATCTGGCCGCCGCCCTGCTGCTGCACGTCGACCATCGGATCGGGCTGACCCGACCGGACTTCGACGCGCTCGCACAGTGGGCGGCGGCGCTGTAG